In the genome of Vicia villosa cultivar HV-30 ecotype Madison, WI linkage group LG7, Vvil1.0, whole genome shotgun sequence, one region contains:
- the LOC131617932 gene encoding dormancy-associated protein 2-like, whose translation MDSKNAILILGLLAMVLLISSEVSARDLTETSTNTKDEVVEKSHEVNDAKYGGRGYGPGGGYNGGGGYNGGGGYNGGGGGYHGGPGGGYNGGGGYHGGGRCRYGCCGGRYGGCRCCSYAGEAVDVQPKDNTHN comes from the exons ATGGATTCAAAAAATGCAATCCTCATCCTTGGTCTATTGGCCATGGTTCTTCTTATCTCCTCAGAGGTGTCAGCTAGGGACTTAACTGAGACTTCCactaatacaaaagatg AGGTTGTTGAAAAGTCACATGAAGTAAATGATGCCAAATATGGTGGTAGAGGCTACGGTCCGGGTGGTGGCTACAACGGAGGTGGAGGATATAATGGTGGTGGTGGTTAcaatggtggtggtggtggttacCACGGAGGTCCTGGTGGTGGTTACAATGGTGGTGGTGGTTACCATGGTGGAGGTAGATGCCGATACGGCTGTTGTGGTGGGCGTTATGGGGGTTGCAGGTGTTGCTCATATGCTGGTGAAGCTGTTGATGTGCAACCCAAGGACAACACTCATAACTGA